The following nucleotide sequence is from Sphingomonas swuensis.
CTTGTTCCTCCGGAACGGATAGAGTACATACGCTCCATCGCGGAGGCATCTGGCCACCGCCGGCGAGAGGGATGGGAATGGCAACGCAGCTGAAGGTCGTCGGTATGGGCGGGGATGTGGTGACTACGGACAGGCAGAAGGCGCTCGACGCCGCATTGGCGCAGATCGATCGGGCGTTCGGCAAGGGCTCGGCGATGAAGCTGGGCGAAAAGCCCAAGATGGAAGTCGAGGTGATCTCGACCGGAAGCCTCGGGCTCGACATCGCCCTTGGCGTCGGTGGTCTCCCGCGCGGTCGCGTGATCGAGATCTATGGCCCGGAAAGCTCGGGCAAGACGACGCTCGCGCTCCACACCATTGCCGAGGCGCAGAAGACCGGCGGCACCGCGGCCTTCGTCGACGCCGAGCATGCGCTCGATCCGGCCTATGCCAAGAAGCTCGGGGTCAACATCGACGAGCTGATCGTGTCGCAGCCCGACACGGGTGAGCAGGCACTGGAGATCGTCGACACGCTGGTCCGTTCGAACGCGATCGACGTGCTGGTGGTCGATTCGGTCGCCGCGCTGGTGCCGAGGGCCGAGATCGAGGGTGAGATGGGCGACAGCCACGTCGGCCTCCAGGCCCGCCTGATGAGCCAGTCGCTGCGCAAGCTGACCGGCTCGATCAGCCGCTCGCGCTGCATGGTGATCTTCATCAACCAGCTGCGCATGAAGATCGGCGTCATGTACGGCAATCCGGAGACCACGACGGGCGGCAACGCGCTCAAGTTCTACGCCTCGGTCCGCCTCGACATTCGCCGCACCGGGCAGATCAAGGACCGCGACGATATCGTCGGCAACACCACCCGCGTGAAGGTGGTGAAGAACAAGGTCGCGCCGCCGTTCAAGCAGGTCGAGTTCGACATCATGTACGGCGAGGGCGTCAGCAAGATCGGCGAGATCCTCGACCTCGGGGTCAAGGCCGGGGTGGTCGAGAAGTCGGGTGCCTGGTTCAGCTACGACAGCACCCGCATTGGTCAGGGTCGCGAAAATTCGAAGAACTATCTTCGCGAGAACCCCGAGATGACCGCCAAGATCGAGATGGCGATCCGCCGCGGCAAGGACGAGATCGGCGACGCGCTGATGGTCGGTCCGGAAGCCGACGACGAGGCCTGAGCGTCACCGCTCACTGTCGGAACTGAAAGGGAGCTCGGCCGCAAGGCCGGGCTCCTTTTCTTTTTCGCTCAGTCGGCGGTGTCGGGACGAGGAGACGCGCGAGTAGCCCCGACGTCCGCCATCAGCCCGCCTTGGCCGAGCACGATCGTCTTGGGGCCGGGCGTCTGTTCGAGCGTCTGCAGGAAGCGCAGATTGCCGAGCGCCGGATTGTCGGCGAGCAGCCTAGCGGCATTGGCCAGCGCTCGCAGCGAAGCCTGCTCGCCGCGCGCCCGCTCGAGCGAAGCCAGTGCTTCCTGCCGCGCCCGTTCGACGTCGGTGAACATCCGCCGGGTCTCGGGCGGAAGGGTGATCGAGGTGACCAGCACGTCCACCACGTCGACCCCCGGCACGCTGCCCGTCAGGGCCGTCCGCGCCGCCGCGGCAAGGGTGGCGGGCGCGGCGATGATTTCCTTCAACGGCATGGCCGCAGCCGCCAGGATCGCCGCCGCCGAGAGCTGCGCCTGCATGTCGGGGGGGCCGCTTACCGTGGTCGGGCGCATGGCAGGCCGAACCGCCTGCACCGTTCCACCGCTCATCGAGTAGGCGGGAGCAATTGGCTGCGCTTCGTGGAAGGCACGGGCGTCAGTGATCCGGACGGTCGGCGACAAGCCGACCTTGAAGGCGAACTGATCGGCCGAGACGAGCGTGGTCTCGGCCAGCCGCAGGGTTGTCGGGGCGGCGTTGACCCGAACGATCCGGATGCGCGATCCCGGGTCGAACAACATGTGCCGCCCCGGTCCAAGCTCCCGCACGAACTGGCCGTCGCGATAGAGCAGGCCGACATCGGGAGCGTAGATCGTCTCCGACCTGCGCGCGCCGAGCAGCCACAGCAGGACGATGCCGCCGATTGCTGCGAGGGTCAGGTAGGCGAGGGGCAGCGTCATGCTACTGACCTCCCGCACGCCACGTCGGCACGGTGGGAGCCCGAAGCTCGCAGGACCGTGCCCGCGCTGTCCCGGGGGACCGGCGTGCGGAAGGCGTTCGCTTGTGGTGCGTGGCAGGCACCTGCATACCCGGTGCAGTGGGAAACCGGCAGTCTGGTGCTGACCGCATCGGAAGGATGTCGCGCTTCATGCTGGTTCCCCGTTGTGAGGATTCGAACCTCGCCGCCGATTGGAGCAGCGGTAAATCAAGCGGTCAACGTCAAAGGGTTAAGCCTCGCTTCAGCCGGAGTTGTTGAGGAGCCGGAACAGCATCGCGCAAATGCTCGTTGCCTGCTTGAACAGTCGAAGGATCTCCGATGCGTCTTGCCGCCCTGCTTCTGCTTCTCCCGCTTCCCGCCATCGCCGGCGCACAGGTGCTGCCGCAATCGACCATCGCTGAGATGGCGACGACCCCTCTGGTCAAGCTGCAGATCGCGGAGACCCTGCGCACGCCGCCCGACGAGGCGAGCATCACCGTCGGGACCCAGTCGCGGGCACCAACCGCGACCGCGGCCGCCGCGGCCAATAAGGAGAAGACCGAGCGGCTGCTCGCCACCATCCGCCGTGCCGGGCTCCGCGAGCGCGACATCCAGACCCAGGGCATCCAGCTCAGCCCCGAGTATAATTACGTCAACGATCCCGCGACGGGTCGTGGGCGGCAGGTCTTCAACGGCTATGTCGCGAGCAATTCGATCCAGCTCAAGACGCGCGACATTCCCCGGCTGACCGCGCTGCTCGACACGCTGACCACCGCCGGCGCCGATACCGTCTACGGTCCCAATTTCTCGATCTCCGATCCGCTTCCATTGCGCGCCGAAGCCCGCAAGCGCGCGCTCGCCCGCGGCCAGTCGGAAGCGCTCGAATATGCCCGCGCGCAGGGCTTCAGCCGGGTGTCATTGCTGTCGATGGAAGAGGGAACCAGCTATCGCGGTACCGACGTGGTCGTGACGGCCAGCCGGGTCAGCTATTCCGAAGCCGCGCCGCCAGCGCCGCCGCCAGCGCCGCTGCGTGACGGAATAGTCGCGCCTGGACAGCTCGAAACCGGCATCTCGCTAAACCTCGTCTACCGAATGGAGCGCTGAGCCTCCGGCAGGCAAGGGTCTGCGCCTAGAGGCAGGCCTAGAGGCAGGCCTCGAGGTAGGGCTGGTCGAAGCCGAACTGCTTGGCCTTGTCGAGCGTGTAGGGGCGGAGGCCCATCGAGCGATATTCGCCGATGATCTTCCCCTCGGCGGTCTCGTCGAGATATTCGAACTTGAACAGCTCCTGGGTGACGATGACCTCGCCCTCCATCCCGATGACCTCGGTGATGTTGGTCGTGCGGCGCGAACCGTCGCGGAGGCGCTTCACCTGGACGATGAGGTCGACCGAATCGGCGATCTGCCGGCTGATCGCCTCCTTCGGAATCTTGATGTCGCCCATCATGACCATGTTCTCCATACGCGCCAGGCACTCGCGCGGGCTGTTGGAGTGGAGGGTGGCCATCGAGCCGTCGTGACCCGTGTTCATCGCGGCCAGGAGGTCGAAACACTCCTGACCACGGATTTCGCCGAGGATGATCCGGTCGGGACGCATACGCAGCGCGTTGATGACGAGGTCGCGGATGGTGATCGCGCCCTGGCCCTCGAGATTGGGCGGGCGGGTCTCGAGCGGCAGCCAGTGCGGCTGCTGAAGCCGGAGTTCGGCCGCGTCCTCGATGGTGATGACGCGCTCGCCCGGGTCGATCATCTTCGACAGGGCATTGAGCATGGTCGTCTTGCCCGAGCCGGTACCGCCCGAGATGACGATGTTCATCCGCGCCGCGCCCGCGATCTTGAGCACGGTCGCCATCTTCTCGCTCATCGACCCGAAGCCGCGCATCATGTCGAGCGTGATCGGCTTCTCGGAGAACTTACGGATCGAGATGGCGGTGCCGCGAAGCGAGAGCGGCGGGATGATGACGTTGACGCGGCTGCCGTCCTGGAGGCGGGCGTCGGCGAGCGGGGTGGTCTGGTCGACGCGGCGGCCGACCTTGTTCACGATCCGCTGGGCGATCTGGAACAGATGCTCCTCGTCGCGGAACTGGATCTGGGCGAGTTCGAGCTTGCCTTTGCGTTCGACGAAGGTCTGGTCGGGACCGTTGACCATGATGTCGCTGACCGACGGGTCGGCCAGCAGTTCCTCGAGCGGTCCGAGGCCGAGCAATTCGTCGACCAGCACCTTCTCCAGCGCGAACTGCTCGCGCCGGTTGAGGTTGATCTTGAGCTCGGTCAGCACTTCGGAGATGATCGGGCGGAATTCTTCCGCCAGCTCGTCCTTGCCGAGCGTTGCGGCGGCCTCGGGATCGACCCGCTCGAGCAGGCGGGGGAGGACCTGTTCCTTGATCCGGTGGACGCTGGCCTCGAAGCCCTCCTGCTTCGACGAGCCTGCCTCGGCCGAGCCGTTCATCCGGATATTGAGGCGGTCCATTGCGCCCAGCTGCGGGCCGCCCGGTTCGACCGGTTCAGGCTCCGGCGCGACGTCCTCGACGGGCGGGAATTGTTCGCCACCGGCACTGCCGCCGCCCTTCATCGGACGCGCGACGCCGAAGTTTGGACGACCTCCCCCGGTCATCCCTCCGCGCTTGCCGAATGCGTTCATGCCAGTGCCGATCCCGTCCGTGACGTTTGTTCGCGTGGTTGATGACACGCAAACTTTGCCAAAAGGCTAACCGGAACTGAGGTTCGTTAACGTTCGCGGGGCTTCAGGGGTGCGAACGGCAGTGGCGAGGAGCTAGGCCTCGGCGCTTTCCGCAAGGATGGTGAGGCCGGCGTCGCCCACCTCGGCAAAGCCGCCCGACACCCGGATGCGCTCGGGGGTAGCGCCGGCCGAGCGATAGACCGCCAGCTCGCCGTCGCGGAGCGTGGTCATAAAGGGGGCGTGGCCAGCCATCACACCGAACTCGCCCTCGACGCCGGGAACGACGACCATGTGGACGTCGTCGCTGATCATCTGGCGCTCGGGGGTGGTGAGGGTGAAGTGAAGGTCTGCCATCGCTCGAATACCTGCTCCCCTCCCGCTTGCGGGAAGGGTGGGGGGGGGCCTGTCAGTGAAGCCGAGGTGCGGGCGGCCCAATCAGACCCACCCCTCGGTCCCCTCCCGCGAACGGGAGGGGAAGAAGACTTAGGCGTCCGCGGCCATCTTCTCGGCCTTGGCGACCGCCTCGTCGATGCCGCCGACCATGTAGAAGGCAGATTCCGGCAGGTGGTCATACTCGCCGTTCACGACCGCCTTGAAGCTGCGCACGGTGTCCTCGACCTGGACGAACTTGCCCGGGATGCCGGTGAACACCTCGGCGACGTGGAACGGCTGCGAAAGGAAGCGCTGAATCTTGCGGGCGCGGCTGACGGTGAGCTTATCCTCTTCCGAAAGCTCGTCCATGCCGAGAATGGCGATGATGTCCTGCAGGCTCTTGTACTTCTGGAGCACTTCCTGAACCGCGCGGGCCGTTTCGTAATGCTCCTGGCCGACGACAGCCGGGGTCAGCACGCGGCTGACCGAGTCGAGCGGATCGACCGCCGGGTAGATGCCCAGCTCCGAGATGGCGCGCGACAGCGTGGTGGTGGCGTCGAGGTGGGCGAACGACGCGGCAGGGGCCGGATCGGTAAGATCGTCGGCCGGGACGTAGATCGCCTGCACCGAGGTGATCGAGCCCTTGTTGGTCGAGGTGATCCGCTCCTGCAGCTGGCCCATGTCGGTCGACAGGGTCGGCTGATAGCCCACGGCCGAAGGAATACGGCCGAGCAGCGCCGACACTTCCGAACCCGCCTGGGTGAAGCGGAAGATATTGTCGACGAAGAACAGCACGTCCTGGCCTTCGACGTCGCGGAAATATTCGGCCTGGGTCAGACCCGACAGGGCGACGCGGGCGCGCGCTCCCGGCGGCTCGTTCATCTGGCCGAACACGAGCGCGACCTTGGAGCCTTCGCTGATCGGGTTGCCGTCGGAGTCGCTGGCGATGACGCCGGCTTCGAGGAACTCGTGATAGAGGTCGTTGCCCTCACGGGTGCGCTCGCCGACGCCGGCGAACACCGAAACGCCGCCGTGGCCCTTGGCGATGTTGTTGATCAGCTCCTGGATGAGCACGGTCTTGCCGACGCCGGCGCCGCCGAACAGGCCGATCTTGCCGCCCTTGGCGTAGGGGGCGAGAAGGTCGATGACCTTGATCCCGGTAACCAGGATCGAGGCGTCGGTCGACTGGTCGACGAACAGCGGAGCCTCGGCATGGATCGGGGCCGACATGTCGCTTCCGATCGGGCCGCGTTCGTCGATCGGCTCGCCGATGACGTTCATGATGCGGCCGAGGGTCTTGGGACCGACGGGCACGCGGATCTGGGAGCCGGTGGCACGGACCGACTGACCGCGGGTGAGACCGTCGGTCGCGTCCATCGCGATGGTGCGGACGATGTTCTCGCCGAGGTGCTGGGCGACCTCGAGGACCAGGCGATTGCCATTGTTGTCGGTCTCGAGCGCCGACAGGATCGCCGGCAGCTCGCCGTCGAACGCGACGTCGACAACGGCGCCGATCACCTGCGCGACGCGCCCGGTGAGGTTCGAGGAGGTGCCCTGCGGCGTGTGGATGGTGTCGGCGGCGGTGGCCATGGCTGTCTTCCTTGCCTTGTCGTGTTCGTTAGAGCGCTTCGGCGCCGGAGATGATCTCGACCAGCTCGGTCGTGATCGCCGCCTGGCGCTGGCGGTTGTACTGGATCGAGAGGCGATTGATCATGTCGCCGGCATTGCGCGTCGCATTGTCCATCGCCGTCATCTGGCTGCCGTAAAAGCCGGCCTGGTTCTCGAGCAGGGCGCGATAGATCTGGATGGCGACGTTGCGCGGGAGCAGTGCGGCGAGGATCTCCTCCTCGTCAGGCTCATATTCTACCGCGGCAGAAGCGACCGAGGTCGCACCGTCGTTGGCGGCGGCGGGCTTGACCGGAATGATCTGGTCGATCGTCGGCTCCTGCGCGAGGACCGACTTGAAGTTCGAATAAGCGAGGTGGGCAACGTCGAACTCGCCTGCCTCGAAGCGGCGGGTGATCTCGGCCGCGATCGCCTGGGCGTCGCTGTAGGCCGGGTTCTTCATCTCGCTCGTGTCATACTGGCCGACGATGCGGTCGGCGCCGAAGAAGCGCGTCAGGACCGGTCGGCTCTTGCGGCCGACGATGAAGAAGCGGACGTCCTTGCCCTGCGCGATGAGTTCGTCGGCGGTGCGACGGACGGCGCGGACGATGTTGGTGTTGAACGCACCGGCGAGACCGCGATCGCTGGCGGCGACGACAATCAGGTGGCGCTGGTCGCTACCGGTGCCGGCGATCAGCCGCGGGCTCTGCGGGCCAACGGTGATCCGGCTGGCGAGGCTGGAAACCACGTCCGACAGCCGCTGCGAATAGGGGCGGCCCTGCTCGGCGTTCGACTGCGCACGGCGAAGCTTCGCCGCGGCGACCATCTTCATCGCCTTGGTGATCTTCTGCGTCGACTTGACCGAGCCGATGCGGATCTTGAGGGCCTTGAGACTTGCCATTTGCTTCCTTGTTCCCCGGCGCTGGCCGGGGCCCAGAACCTACAAAGAACGACCGGACCCCGCGCGGGGCGGGGTCCAGCGTACCTACGCGAACTGCTTGCCGAAGGCGCCGAGCGCGTCCTTGAGCGCCGAGGAGGTCTCGTCGTCGAGCGCCTTGGTGTCGCGGATCTTGGCCAGGATCTCCGGCTTCTCCGAGCGCATGAAGCTGAGCAGCGCGGCCTCGTAGCGGGTGACGTCGCTGGTCGGCACGCTGTCGATGAAGCCCTGCGTTCCGGCGAAGATCGAGACGACCTGCTCCTCGATCGGCATCGGCTGGAACTGACCCTGCTTGAGCAGCTCGGTCAGGCGAGCGCCGCGCGCCAGCAGCTTCTGGGTCGAGGCGTCGAGGTCCGAACCGAACTGGGCGAACGCCGCCATCTCGCGATACTGGGCGAGCTCGAGCTTGATCGAGCCGGCGACCTTCTTCATCGCCTTGGTCTGCGCGGCCGAGCCGACGCGGCTGACCGAGAGACCGACGTTAATGGCCGGACGGACGCCCTGGTAGAAGAGGTCGGTCTCGAGGAAAATCTGGCCGTCGGTGATCGAGATGACGTTGGTCGGAATGTAGGCCGACACGTCGCCCGCCTGGGTCTCGATGACCGGAAGTGCGGTCAGCGAGCCGTTGCCATTGGCGTCGTTCATCTTGGCGGCGCGCTCGAGCAGCCGGCTGTGAAGATAGAAGACGTCGCCGGGATAGGCTTCGCGGCCCGGCGGACGGCGCAGCAACAGCGACATCTGGCGGTAGGCGACGGCCTGCTTCGAAAGGTCGTCATAGACGATCACGGCGTGCATGCCGTTGTCGCGGAAATATTCGCCCATCGCACAGCCGGTGTAGGGCGCGAGGAACTGGAGCGGGGCCGGCTCCGACGCAGTCGCGGCAACGACGATGGAATATTCCATCGCGCCATTCTCCTCGAGCGCGCGGACGATCTGAGCGACGGTCGAGCGCTTCTGGCCGACCGCGACGTAGATGCAGTAGAGCTTCTCGTTCTCGTTGTCGCCCTGGTGCGCGGCCTTCTGGTTGATGAAGGTGTCGAGCGCGACGGCGGTCTTGCCAGTCTGGCGGTCGCCGATGATCAGCTCGCGCTGGCCGCGGCCGACGGGAACGAGCGCGTCAAGCGCCTTGAGGCCGGTCTGCATCGGCTCGTGCACCGACTTGCGCGGGATGATGCCGGGCGCCTTGACCTCGACGCGGCTGCGCTTCTCGGCGACGATCGGGCCCTTGCCGTCGATCGGGTTGCCGAGCGCGTCGACGACGCGGCCGAGCAGGCCCTTGCCGACGGGGACGTCGACGATGGTGCCGGTGCGCTTGGCGGTCGAGCCTTCGCGGATTTCGGAGTCGGAGCCGAAGATGACGACGCCGACGTTGTCAGCCTCGAGGTTGAGGGCCATGCCCTTCACGCCATTGTCGAACTCGACCATCTCGCCGGCCTGAACATTGTCGAGGCCGTGGATGCGGGCGATGCCGTCACCGACCGACAGCACCTGGCCGACTTCGGAGACCTGCGCGTCGGCGTCGAAATTCGCGATCTGGTCGCGGATGACGCGGGAGATTTCAGCGGCGCGGATGTCCATCGATTAGCCTTTCATCGCCTGGGCGAGGGAGTTGAGTTTGGTGCGGATCGACGCGTCGATCATCTGGCTTCCGAGCCGGACGACGATGCCGCCGAGAATGGAGGGGTCGACGCGGGCGTCGATCCGGATGTCGCGGCCGACGCGGGCTCCGAGCTGAGTGCGGAGCGCAGCGATCTGGTCGTCGGCAAGCGGGCGGGCGCTGGTCACTTCGGCAGAGGTCTCGCCGCGGTGGTCGGCTGCAAGCCGCTCGAAGATGCGGATCACGTCCGCCAGCTGGCGAAGCCGGCCGTTGCTCGCGAGGACGCCGACAAAGCGGGTGGTCAGGGGATCGAGCCCCATCGAGGCCGCCGCGGCCGCAAGGGCCTTGCCGGCCGCGTCGCGGCTGACCAGCGGGCTCGAGACGAGGGCCCGCAGCTCTCGCGATTCCGCCATGTTTGCCTTTAGCCCCTCGAGGCTGCGACCGACCGCGTCGATCTGGCGTTCGTCACGGGCAAGGTCGAACAGCGCCGACGCGTAGCGTCCCGCTAAGCTGGCCCGAATGCCGCCGGAAGTCTCCACGCGCCTAAAGCTCCGTCAAATATATGCAAAGCGGGGCGGTAGCGACCTTACGATCGCTCGCCCCAGCCGGGTTGGCCGGGCCCCTAGCAGGGGGTCCCGGGGGATGCAAGGCGAGTCAGAGATCGAGGCGAAGGAAGCGGGTGAAGTTGCTTTCCGGATAGCCCCCGAAGGAGCCGCATTCGACGAAGCCGGCGCTGTCGTAGAGCGCGTTGGCAGCCGCGAAATCGGCGTTCCGCCCCGTTTCGAGGAGGAGCGCATGATACCCGCGTCGGCGGGCTTCGGCGACGAGGCGTCCGAGCAACTCGCGTCCGAACCCCTGGCCGGCACGACCCGGGTCGACGCGCATGGACTTCACTTCCCCGTTTCCGTCGCCAAGTTCCTTAAGGGCGCCAATGGCGACGAGCGCTCCTTCGTCACGCAGGGCAAAGAAGCTGATCTCGGGGCGGGAGAGGGAATCGGCGGCCATGACGTGGCAGGCATCGGCAGGCGACTGGCCCCGCATGGCGGCGACGTGCAGGTCGAGCAGCGCCCGCACATCTTCGGCGGAGAGCTGGTCGATGTGGATCGAGAGGGTCATGGAGCGTGGCTTCTAGCGGCCCGACACCGACCGGACGAGGTGAAGGTTTGACCGCAAGCTTCGGGATGCGCGGGCATCGCACATCGGGCAGAAGACGGCGATGCACGAACCAACCCCCTTCAGCGACGACCAGGCCTGGGCGGCCTTCGAGGCGCGCGACCGGTCTTTCGATGGCCGCTTCGTCGGGGCGGTGACGACGACAGGCATCTACTGCCGCCCATCCTGTCCTGCGCGCCGGCCGAAGCGCGAGAACATGCTCTTCTTCGCCGAGACGGCCGCTGCGGTCGCGGCCGGCTTTCGCGCGTGCCGCCGTTGCCTTCCCGACGACGTTGCTGCCGACGTTGCCGCGGTCGCCGAAGCGCGGCGCCGGATCGAGGAGACCGGTGGTCCCCTGCCGCTTGCCGGGCTGGGTGCCGCGACCGGATATTCGCCGTCGCATCTGCAGCGAATCTTCACTCGCCAGATCGGGATGTCGCCCGCCGCCTTCGGCCGGGCGGTGCGGCTCGAGCGGGCGCGGGCCTGCCTGGAGCAGGGCGCGAGCGTGACAGAGGCCATCTACGAGGCGGGCTATTCGGGGCCGAGCCGTTTCTACGCCGCGGCCAAGGCGCTCGGCGCTGCCCCATCGGCGATTGTTCGAAAGGGAGCTGGAATGACCATCCACCATGCGGTCGTGGAAACCGCCTTCGGTCCGATGCTCATCGGGGCCACGGCGCGCGGGGTGTGCCATGTCAGCTTCGATCCTGACCTGGAACGCCTTCGGGCAGTCTACTCCGAGGCCGAGTTCATCGAGGATGCGGAAGCTCCGATGGTCCAGGCGGCGGTGGCGGCCATTGCCGATCCGTCGCTTGCGCAAGGTCTCGCGGTCGATGTCCCCGGGACCGCCTTCCAGCAGCGGGTGTGGGCTGAACTGCGCAAGATCCCGCCTGGAGAAACGCGCTCCTATCTCGACATTGCTCGCGCTCTTGGCGACCCCAAAGCCACGAGGGCAGTCGGCACCGCGAACGGCGCGAACCCGATCGCCGTTATCGTTCCGTGTCACCGCGTAATCCGCAACGACGGCGCGCTCGGCGGCTATGCTGGAGGACTGGAGCGCAAGCGCGCGCTGCTCGAGGCGGAACGGCTTGCGTCGGCGGGCGAAACCCGCTTGCTGTAGCGCGGGGACGAAAAGGGGGGGGGGCAAATGACGGACATTGCAGGCAAGCCACGGTGGCGGCGGATCGTCGACTTTCCGCTGGTGACGATGGTCATCGCCGCGGCGACCTTCGTCTTCGCGCAGGTGCTGGCGCAGGTGATCGGTGGGCTGCTGCCGAAGCTCGCGAGCCCGTGGGAGGAGCTGGTCAGCTTCCTCATCGCACTGACACTCGCATTGCTCGCCTACAAGTTCGTCATCGCAAAGATGGGAGAGCGTCCGCGCGACGACCTACCCTGGCGCGGCAGTCTCAAGGGTCTCGGGGCCGGGACCGCCGTCGGCTTCGTCCTGTTCTCGGCGGTGGTTGGAGTCGCCGCGCTGGTCGGCGTCTATTCGATCGCTGGGGATGGCGATCGCATCGGGATCCTCGCATCGCTGATCCTGATCGGCCTCGTTCCCGGTTTCTTCGAAGAAGTGCTGATCCGTGGCATCCTCTTTCGCTGGCTGGAGGAATTCGGCGGATCCTGGTTCGCACTTGTCGCAAGCTCGCTGCTGTTCGGGTTCGCCCATTTCGCA
It contains:
- a CDS encoding GNAT family N-acetyltransferase, which encodes MTLSIHIDQLSAEDVRALLDLHVAAMRGQSPADACHVMAADSLSRPEISFFALRDEGALVAIGALKELGDGNGEVKSMRVDPGRAGQGFGRELLGRLVAEARRRGYHALLLETGRNADFAAANALYDSAGFVECGSFGGYPESNFTRFLRLDL
- a CDS encoding F0F1 ATP synthase subunit gamma, encoding MASLKALKIRIGSVKSTQKITKAMKMVAAAKLRRAQSNAEQGRPYSQRLSDVVSSLASRITVGPQSPRLIAGTGSDQRHLIVVAASDRGLAGAFNTNIVRAVRRTADELIAQGKDVRFFIVGRKSRPVLTRFFGADRIVGQYDTSEMKNPAYSDAQAIAAEITRRFEAGEFDVAHLAYSNFKSVLAQEPTIDQIIPVKPAAANDGATSVASAAVEYEPDEEEILAALLPRNVAIQIYRALLENQAGFYGSQMTAMDNATRNAGDMINRLSIQYNRQRQAAITTELVEIISGAEAL
- a CDS encoding ATP synthase F1 subunit epsilon, which produces MADLHFTLTTPERQMISDDVHMVVVPGVEGEFGVMAGHAPFMTTLRDGELAVYRSAGATPERIRVSGGFAEVGDAGLTILAESAEA
- the recA gene encoding recombinase RecA → MATQLKVVGMGGDVVTTDRQKALDAALAQIDRAFGKGSAMKLGEKPKMEVEVISTGSLGLDIALGVGGLPRGRVIEIYGPESSGKTTLALHTIAEAQKTGGTAAFVDAEHALDPAYAKKLGVNIDELIVSQPDTGEQALEIVDTLVRSNAIDVLVVDSVAALVPRAEIEGEMGDSHVGLQARLMSQSLRKLTGSISRSRCMVIFINQLRMKIGVMYGNPETTTGGNALKFYASVRLDIRRTGQIKDRDDIVGNTTRVKVVKNKVAPPFKQVEFDIMYGEGVSKIGEILDLGVKAGVVEKSGAWFSYDSTRIGQGRENSKNYLRENPEMTAKIEMAIRRGKDEIGDALMVGPEADDEA
- a CDS encoding F0F1 ATP synthase subunit delta, producing METSGGIRASLAGRYASALFDLARDERQIDAVGRSLEGLKANMAESRELRALVSSPLVSRDAAGKALAAAAASMGLDPLTTRFVGVLASNGRLRQLADVIRIFERLAADHRGETSAEVTSARPLADDQIAALRTQLGARVGRDIRIDARVDPSILGGIVVRLGSQMIDASIRTKLNSLAQAMKG
- the atpA gene encoding F0F1 ATP synthase subunit alpha gives rise to the protein MDIRAAEISRVIRDQIANFDADAQVSEVGQVLSVGDGIARIHGLDNVQAGEMVEFDNGVKGMALNLEADNVGVVIFGSDSEIREGSTAKRTGTIVDVPVGKGLLGRVVDALGNPIDGKGPIVAEKRSRVEVKAPGIIPRKSVHEPMQTGLKALDALVPVGRGQRELIIGDRQTGKTAVALDTFINQKAAHQGDNENEKLYCIYVAVGQKRSTVAQIVRALEENGAMEYSIVVAATASEPAPLQFLAPYTGCAMGEYFRDNGMHAVIVYDDLSKQAVAYRQMSLLLRRPPGREAYPGDVFYLHSRLLERAAKMNDANGNGSLTALPVIETQAGDVSAYIPTNVISITDGQIFLETDLFYQGVRPAINVGLSVSRVGSAAQTKAMKKVAGSIKLELAQYREMAAFAQFGSDLDASTQKLLARGARLTELLKQGQFQPMPIEEQVVSIFAGTQGFIDSVPTSDVTRYEAALLSFMRSEKPEILAKIRDTKALDDETSSALKDALGAFGKQFA
- the atpD gene encoding F0F1 ATP synthase subunit beta, which encodes MATAADTIHTPQGTSSNLTGRVAQVIGAVVDVAFDGELPAILSALETDNNGNRLVLEVAQHLGENIVRTIAMDATDGLTRGQSVRATGSQIRVPVGPKTLGRIMNVIGEPIDERGPIGSDMSAPIHAEAPLFVDQSTDASILVTGIKVIDLLAPYAKGGKIGLFGGAGVGKTVLIQELINNIAKGHGGVSVFAGVGERTREGNDLYHEFLEAGVIASDSDGNPISEGSKVALVFGQMNEPPGARARVALSGLTQAEYFRDVEGQDVLFFVDNIFRFTQAGSEVSALLGRIPSAVGYQPTLSTDMGQLQERITSTNKGSITSVQAIYVPADDLTDPAPAASFAHLDATTTLSRAISELGIYPAVDPLDSVSRVLTPAVVGQEHYETARAVQEVLQKYKSLQDIIAILGMDELSEEDKLTVSRARKIQRFLSQPFHVAEVFTGIPGKFVQVEDTVRSFKAVVNGEYDHLPESAFYMVGGIDEAVAKAEKMAADA
- a CDS encoding SIMPL domain-containing protein translates to MRLAALLLLLPLPAIAGAQVLPQSTIAEMATTPLVKLQIAETLRTPPDEASITVGTQSRAPTATAAAAANKEKTERLLATIRRAGLRERDIQTQGIQLSPEYNYVNDPATGRGRQVFNGYVASNSIQLKTRDIPRLTALLDTLTTAGADTVYGPNFSISDPLPLRAEARKRALARGQSEALEYARAQGFSRVSLLSMEEGTSYRGTDVVVTASRVSYSEAAPPAPPPAPLRDGIVAPGQLETGISLNLVYRMER
- a CDS encoding CpaF family protein; protein product: MNAFGKRGGMTGGGRPNFGVARPMKGGGSAGGEQFPPVEDVAPEPEPVEPGGPQLGAMDRLNIRMNGSAEAGSSKQEGFEASVHRIKEQVLPRLLERVDPEAAATLGKDELAEEFRPIISEVLTELKINLNRREQFALEKVLVDELLGLGPLEELLADPSVSDIMVNGPDQTFVERKGKLELAQIQFRDEEHLFQIAQRIVNKVGRRVDQTTPLADARLQDGSRVNVIIPPLSLRGTAISIRKFSEKPITLDMMRGFGSMSEKMATVLKIAGAARMNIVISGGTGSGKTTMLNALSKMIDPGERVITIEDAAELRLQQPHWLPLETRPPNLEGQGAITIRDLVINALRMRPDRIILGEIRGQECFDLLAAMNTGHDGSMATLHSNSPRECLARMENMVMMGDIKIPKEAISRQIADSVDLIVQVKRLRDGSRRTTNITEVIGMEGEVIVTQELFKFEYLDETAEGKIIGEYRSMGLRPYTLDKAKQFGFDQPYLEACL
- a CDS encoding SPFH domain-containing protein, with the protein product MTLPLAYLTLAAIGGIVLLWLLGARRSETIYAPDVGLLYRDGQFVRELGPGRHMLFDPGSRIRIVRVNAAPTTLRLAETTLVSADQFAFKVGLSPTVRITDARAFHEAQPIAPAYSMSGGTVQAVRPAMRPTTVSGPPDMQAQLSAAAILAAAAMPLKEIIAAPATLAAAARTALTGSVPGVDVVDVLVTSITLPPETRRMFTDVERARQEALASLERARGEQASLRALANAARLLADNPALGNLRFLQTLEQTPGPKTIVLGQGGLMADVGATRASPRPDTAD